In Bombus vancouverensis nearcticus unplaced genomic scaffold, iyBomVanc1_principal scaffold0037, whole genome shotgun sequence, the following are encoded in one genomic region:
- the LOC143304493 gene encoding glutathione S-transferase-like, which translates to MLVADRRKVARSTAICRYLAKQYDLAGKTDWANLHIDATVDTIHDIRHKIAAFHYEEDEKVKAAKRKAAEETLLFILERLDQQVKENDGYFYDGTLSWADLTFVALLDYLNFMYKSDLIENYENLKLLEKKVLLLPKIKNWIERRPVSEF; encoded by the exons atgctcgtagctgatagaaggaaggttgctcggtctacagctatttgccgttacttagccaaacaatatgacttagctggaaagactgactgggcaaatcttcatattgatgccactgttgatactattcatgatattcgtcata aaattgccgccttccactatgaggaggacgagaaggtcaaagctgcaaaacgcaaggctgctgaagagacgctgctgttcattttagaacgtttggaccagcaagtgaaggaaaatgacggctacttctacgatggtactctctcttgggctgatttaacattcgttgctctgctcgattatttgaactttatgtacaagtctgatctgatcgagaattacgagaatctgaagctgctggagaaaaaggtcctcctccttcccaagatcaaaaactggattgagagacgcccagttagcgaattttaa